AAAATCGAGACCACATTATTATTTCTCACTACTATGTGAACCTGAAAGAGAAAGCCTGACTAAGTCATCATAAGTGACTTGACTGACTTCTATAGATCCATAAAAGGGTATCTGGTGGAGTTGGCTAGGTGGGTTCATGTATAAAGGGTACCTTTACATGAGGATGGGGTTAGGTGGTTAGGTATGCGTATATGCTGACAGATACGGAATAGGATGTAGGCTAAGTAGAGGTGTAGGGATAGGATAGTGTGGGTGGTGGCTAAGGTTAGCGGCACATACGTGCATGCATATGTACATGCCTAGGGTTAATTAGGATGGAAAGGTGGGATGTAAAGGTTAGCCATACATAGGCGCATGTATCCATGTGTATGTGCCCATATATACACTAGGTAGGTCTGTGTATGTATGTAACACATTATTTTATGTGAGAGATGTGTGTGGGTATATTCGAGTATTCATGTACGTGTCATGGTGTATGCACACATGCGAATATACGGTGATGGATACCACTCCACGGGTTAGTGTTAATATAAATAAAAGAGAAGgaaaaacaaacaaactagagaTTAAATGGGCACCAAAGATTATGAAAAAGGATATGAGTGTGTAGAGCCTGATTTTAGGAGATTTTTGGTGGAAGAATCAAGGGATTTGGATTTAGGAAGGATGAGATATGAATTATCAAGGATTTGTTTAGAAAAAAGAGGCATGGAAAGGATTTGAAAAAGATTTCTGGAATTTAGGATGATGGAAATGAAGTGGGAGAAGTTTGGGTAGGTTCTAGCATGACTCTAGTAATTTTAGAAAttttctggaaatttttctaggaGAGGAAAAGTCTTACTTTGATCTCATGTGTACGATTCCCGTGTACGCTTAGCAATTTCCTTCCGGTTTAAAGGCTATCGCGTGGGCCAGAACCAGTGGGCTCGGCCTGCTGTACTGAGCTACGGACCGGCTCATGCACTGTGCTGTAGACTGCGCTCCCTCCGTTGGGTTCATGTGGACCGGGTCCACGGAAAGAAAAGAGAGAGGGAGCGAGAGCAGAGCGAGGGGGAAGGAGCAGagcagagagagaaagagatgcGCCGGCAGAGGGAGCGTGGCTCGGCGAGCGGTCCGCAGCGGCCCAGGGGCGGCTCGGTTCTTGCCGGGGAGGAGGCGCGTGGCGCGCGGCTGCGCTGCTAGCCAACTCTTGAGTGGCGCGGCGGCCTTGGGCGCCGGCGAAGTGGGCCCCGGTGTGGGCCGGCAGAGCGGCGGAGGGCGCAGAGAGAGGATGGTGGCGGTGACGGCCTTGGCTCCGGCGACGGCGTTGGAGGTGGCCGGGGTCACTGGCGGAACCAGGGGGCAGCAAAGCGTCATAACATTGTGCGGCCCCTCAGGGCCGTCCCGGGAAAATTAGAGGCCCTGTACGATACTAAGAAATGAGGCCTATTAgcctagaaaaaaaaactaaatataCGATATTATAAAGCATGCAGTATGTTGCAATAAAATATATATCAAGATTCAAGAATGATACCTATATTACATAATCTTTACTTGAATAACATCATTCTTTTAGTGTTCTTTGAAATGAAGTCTTCAATAATATGCTCATAATCAATCTTCTCCAACAGTTCACCTTCAAGTGCTATTATAGCCAAATCATTAAGTCTTTCTTGTGTCATTGTAGAACGCAAATAAGTCTTCAATAGCTTTAACTTAGAAAAGCTTCGCTCTGTTGATGCAACAGTCACAGGAATAGTCAACAAAACTCTATATGCAATAGTTGCATTAGGAAAACAACCATGCTCCTTTAAAAACCGCAAAATTTCAACAGGCCCCATTCTTTCTTCTGGAATGAAGTCTTGTAGAAACTTCAGCTCCATATATAGTTCTTTGGCATCAATATCAGATTTTTCATCCTTTTTAAGGACAGCCTCAAGATTATCACAAGAAGACTTCAAGCTTTGGTTATCCAACGACCGCAATGTTTCCGAAGTAAATAAGAAACCAAAATTTTTTTGGTATTCTTTGTACTGCTCAAATCTTGTTTCCAGAGAGACAATAGCTTGATCAATAAGAGTGTTAAAATACTCTATTCTAAATAACTCCTCTGGAGACATTGTGGCAATATTTGTGTCTTCTGGGTTCTCATCGTGATGCCTCTTTCttgtaatttttctttttttagtgaATGTAGTACCAATATCCATCTCAAGTGCAATTTCTTTGGCCGACTCCAAAGCTTGTAAGAAACCAGTTTCCCTATAGCCctcgaagaaagaaataagccctTTCACTTTCTTGATAGCAACATCAATAAGCATATCCTTTTCTTGCATTTGTTTGCTTACCAAATTAGCAGCATACAGTACCTCATACCAAATAGCAACTGCCACTATAAAGTCATATTGTCCAAGTTCATTATTTGCCAAACCTTTAGCCTCACTACTCTTTGCTGGATCGTTATCAATATCAGATACCTAAATTAAAAGAAGGAAAACATTTTTAATATATGAGATAACCAACAAAAGTACATTATTAAATCAGTACCAATATGAAAATGTTGGATACCTGAAGTAGAGCCTCCCGAATGTCTGCACACTGAAACCTGATAGCTTTAACACTATCAATGCGACTCTCCCATCGTGTAGCTGAAACTGACTTGAGAGTCAGTCCAGTTATGttttcttttagtatctgccatTTTTTTGTAGAGTTAGCAAATGCTGTGTAGATACGTTGGATGATTCCAAAAAAATCTTTAGCTCTGCCACAAGTCTTAGTAGCCATATCACAAAGTGTTAAATTAAGGCTATGACAACCACAAGCTGAATAAAAAGCTCTAGGATTTACATCCAAAAGCTTCCTTTGTACACCTTGATGTTTTCCTTTCATATTTGAACCATTATCATAGCCTTGTCCTCTCACATTatctatgtcaagatcaagaatcttTAGCTCATTCTCTAGCACATCAAAAAGTGCTTGTCCAGTCGTGTCATTTACATCTAAGAATCCTAGAAAGGATTCTTCAACATGACCTGATGTTGAGTCCACATATCTTATAATTAAAGACATTTGTTCTTGGTGACTTACATCAGGGGTACAATCAAGTATGACAGAGAAATACTTTGCACTCTTTATCTTCTTAATAATTTCAGACTTAATAGCAGAAGCAAGTAAGTGTATCAACTCATTCTGAATCCTAGGACCAAGATAATGAACGTGAGTTTCATCATTTGTAATCCGGCGGACATGCTCTTGAATAACAGGATCAAATTCAGCCAACATCTCTACTAAGCCCAAAAAATTCCCATTGCTATCATCATATAGTTTGCTGTTACTTCCACGAAATGCAAGATTATGCTTGGCAAGAAATTTTACTATGCCAACAATTCTAAATAAAACCTTCCTCCAATGGTCCTTTTCTTTCTCAAGTTGTCGTTGAGCAGCTTTGTCAATAGTTTGATCAGTTTGCAATCTGTTACGCAACTCATACCAAGCTGTCATGCTCAAAACATGATCTGCACTTGTCTCGTGCTCTTTGAGTCTCTGCCCAAGATGTATCCAGTCATTATAACCCTCATTTGCCAACTGACCTTTTCGATGACCTTTTGTAAATAATTTACAGCTGAAGCAAAAAACTCTATCAAGTTCCTTAGAATAAACAAGCCAATCCCTGTCACAGCTTTCTCCATTTGACAGAATTCTATCATAGAATAGTGAAGAAAATCTTCTAGATAACATGTCCTTAGGACCCTTCTGAATTGATAGGTCTCTTTTAGGGCCCTTTTGTGCTAAAATGTCAACTTGTCTACTATCAAGTGAATCCCAGTATCTTGGATCAAATATATCAGGCTGAAAAGAATCACTAGCATTTGAAGAAGGATTCAAGTCTTCACTGTCTATCTGAGTATTTGTGTTGTCAGCTTCCTCAACTTCAACATTATTTTCTGGAGGATCTATAGGATCATTATCAATATTATTGTCAATCGCCTGCCCCTCCTCAAGCAGGGCCCCTGCCTCAAGTGTTGGATTATCAGACGACACTTGTGACTGTTTTGTAACAAATCTATCCATAGCTCCTTGCTGAGATTGGACTAATTCCTCTATTCTTTGTTTCTTCTTACGCTTTTGAAAACCTGATTCAAATTTTCTAGAACGATTTGTAGAAGACATGGCTTCAATCTTTGAATGCTATTCCAGTAGGTGTCTAGATCaaaagataaaaaaaacaaaatttagagaTCGATCAACTACTTATTATTGTTCGCGGCTACCAGTGAATGAATTGAAAAATAAATATGAATGATTTATATTACCTTCAGGGCCTTAGCGCCTCGCTCTCGCTGTTGCGGTTGCAGCTAGATCGTCACGGCTCACGCCCTGTCACTCGCGAAACGCTGCCGGCGGCCGGTACGGCGTCAGGCGATGGCGGCGACACGAGACGAGACGTCGAGAGGTAGTACGTGAGACCTAAGATTTGCGATCTGATTCAGTTGGGGAATTGGGATCGGCAACATTGCCAACTGAACAGCGGCCGGGCAACAAGCCATTGTTTATTGGGCTTTGGTCAATTGTTGTACACGTCGCTTTGCTAATGGGCCAAAGGCCAAAGCTACTGCTGTACGTTCTTATTTACCAAGCAATACATATATACGTATATatactctatatatatttggaggCCCCTGAAAAGTGGAGGCCCTGTACCGTCGCACACGTTGCACGTGCCAAGGGACGGCCCTGGGCCCCTTAATCAAAAATTCTGGTTCCGCCGCTTCTCAGGTCGCGGGCGAGATGGGCTCGGTGTCCTCCCTTCATCCCAACAGAGAACCagatcaaggagaagaagaggaggaagcagAAGCAGAGGGCAAGCAGAGAGGGGCGTGGAGCGGGGAGGCGCTCGGCGGTGGTGGCTGCCGAGGCGGAGCCTCGGCGGCTTCGGCGTagggcggcgccgcggcggcggtccTAGCACGAGGCAGCGCCAAATGAGGAGCGTGGAGGTCCCGGCGGCCAGCGGGACGGCGACCTTGGCGGTCCGCTTGGCTGCACGGGTTCTCGTGCTTTCCAAGCTAGGCATCCAGAGAGCTTGAGCTCGATGACGTGCTCAGCCATGGCAGCCTCACCGGCCTTTTATAGGTGATGAGGTAAGGCGATGGAGCCCAGTAAGGCGGTGGCTATGGCAAAATATCTCGGCGACCGTTGGTGATGTTTGCCGGCAGAGAGGGCGAGCTGCAGTCCACGCGTCCATGGCAGCACTCGAGCTGTTGACGGATTTTTGCGGAGAGGATAAGAACGACGCTGGAGCCGTGCGAACTGGGCCGGAATTGGCATTGGGCCTGATTTTAGGAGATTTTTTGTGGAAGAATCAAGTGATTTGGATTTAGGAAGGAGGAGATATGAATTATCAAGGATTTATTTAGAAAAAGAGGCATGGAAAGGATTTGAAAAATATTTTTGGAATTTAGGATGATGGAAATGAAGTGGGAGAAGTTTGGGTAGGTTCTAGTGTGACTCTAGTAATTTTAGAAAttttctggaaatttttctagaaGAGGAAAAGGCTTACTTTAATCTCATGTGTACGATTCCCGTGTACGCCTAGCAATTTCCTTCCGGCTTAAAGGCTGTCGCGTGGGCCAGGACCGGTGGGCTCGGCCTGCTGTACTGAGCTACGGACCGGCTCCTGCATTGTGCTGTGGACTGCGCTCCCTCCTTTGGGTTCATGTGGACCGGGTGCACGGAAAGAAAAGAGAGAGGGGAATGTGGATTGCTGTGGCTGCCGTGTGGGTCCCGAAAGATGGTGTGGCCTTCTCCCATTGGTTGGAGCGACCTGGCCAGGGGCTCGGCATTGGATGCCTCGGCTGCTTCCGCTACTTTTCATTCGCACGGcgagagagaaaaaaagagagagcgagagagggagcgagAGCAGAGCGAGGGGGAAGGAGCAGagcagagagagaaagagatgcGCCGGCGGAGGGAGCGTGGCTCGGCGAGCGGTCCGCAGCGGCCCAGGGGCAGCTCGGTTCTTGCCGGGGAGGAGGCGCGCGGCGCGCGGCTGCGCTGCTAGCCAACTCTGAGTGGCGCGGCGGCCTTGGGCGGCGGCGAAGTTTGGAGGCCCCTTAATCAAAAATTCTGGTTCCGCCACTTCGGAGGTCGCGGGCGAGATGGGCTCGGTGTCCTCCCTTCATCCCAAAAGAGAACCagatcaaggagaagaagagagagaatggAGCAGAAGCAGAGGGCAAGCAGAGAGGGGCGTGGAGCGGGGAGGCGCTCGGCGGTGGTGGCTGCCGAGGCGGAGCCTCTGCGGCTTCGGCGTagggcggcgccgcggcggcggtccTAGCACGAGGCAGCGCCAAATGAGGAGCGAGGAGGTCCCGGCGGCCAGCGGGACGGCGACCTTGGCGGTCCGCTTGGCTGCACGGGTTCTCGTGCTTTCCAAGCCAGGCATCCAGAGAACTTAGCTCGGTGACGTGCTCAGCCATGGCAGCCTCACCGGCCTTTTATAGGTGATGAGGTAAGGCGATGGAGCACAGTAAGGCGCTGGCTATGGCAAAATATCTCGGCGACCGTTGGTGATGTTTGCCGGCAGAGAGGGCGAGCTGCAGTCCACGCGTCCATGGCAGTACTCGAGCTGTTGACGGATTTTTGCGGAGAGGATAAGAACGACGCTGGAGCCGTG
This sequence is a window from Miscanthus floridulus cultivar M001 chromosome 10, ASM1932011v1, whole genome shotgun sequence. Protein-coding genes within it:
- the LOC136487272 gene encoding uncharacterized protein — translated: MSSTNRSRKFESGFQKRKKKQRIEELVQSQQGAMDRFVTKQSQVSSDNPTLEAGALLEEGQAIDNNIDNDPIDPPENNVEVEEADNTNTQIDSEDLNPSSNASDSFQPDIFDPRYWDSLDSRQVDILAQKGPKRDLSIQKGPKDMLSRRFSSLFYDRILSNGESCDRDWLVYSKELDRVFCFSCKLFTKGHRKGQLANEGYNDWIHLGQRLKEHETSADHVLSMTAWYELRNRLQTDQTIDKAAQRQLEKEKDHWRKVLFRIVGIVKFLAKHNLAFRGSNSKLYDDSNGNFLGLVEMLAEFDPVIQEHVRRITNDETHVHYLGPRIQNELIHLLASAIKSEIIKKIKSAKYFSVILDCTPDVSHQEQMSLIIRYVDSTSGHVEESFLGFLDVNDTTGQALFDVLENELKILDLDIDNVRGQGYDNGSNMKGKHQGVQRKLLDVNPRAFYSACGCHSLNLTLCDMATKTCGRAKDFFGIIQRIYTAFANSTKKWQILKENITGLTLKSVSATRWESRIDSVKAIRFQCADIREALLQVSDIDNDPAKSSEAKGLANNELGQYDFIVAVAIWYEVLYAANLVSKQMQEKDMLIDGYRETGFLQALESAKEIALEMDIGTTFTKKRKITRKRHHDENPEDTNIATMSPEELFRIEYFNTLIDQAIVSLETRFEQYKEYQKNFGFLFTSETLRSLDNQSLKSSCDNLEAVLKKDEKSDIDAKELYMELKFLQDFIPEERMGPVEILRFLKEHGCFPNATIAYRVLLTIPVTVASTERSFSKLKLLKTYLRSTMTQERLNDLAIIALEVTPATSNAVAGAKAVTATILSLRPPPLCRPTPGPTSPAPKAAAPLKSWLAAQPRATRLLPGKNRAAPGPLRTARRATLPLPAHLFLSLLCSFPLALLSLPLSFLSVDPVHMNPTEGAQSTAQCMSRSVAQYSRPSPLVLAHAIAFKPEGNC